One stretch of Roseimicrobium sp. ORNL1 DNA includes these proteins:
- a CDS encoding alpha/beta hydrolase encodes MKFHGASLLLVSLLGLCAENTLPAQTERPPSQTEGKSLLVPPRSSSYLVTASPDVRVEPNIDYLGPDRKEKADLYLPKEKVVGKKHPGIVIIHGGGWSGGVKDATREKNIGTTLALHGYVCMSIDYVLADKDSKNVVWPQNLHDCKTAVRWLRKNAERLKLDADNIGTIGGSAGGHLATMVAVTGPDLDPAGPYGEFSTKVRCAVDLYGPADLENWKDVAALRKSRKEDPALYKQFSVLTHLDKEDPPILILHGTADATVPLSQSETLAAALQKLGIEHHLEIIEGAPHTFHLQPVQKDLRPMVVEFFDKHLKK; translated from the coding sequence ATGAAATTTCACGGTGCATCACTCCTGCTCGTTTCCCTCCTCGGTCTCTGTGCTGAGAACACCCTTCCCGCGCAGACTGAGCGCCCACCTTCCCAAACGGAAGGAAAATCCCTTCTTGTCCCACCACGCTCGTCTAGCTACCTCGTCACCGCATCCCCCGATGTCCGTGTCGAACCCAACATCGACTACCTCGGCCCCGACCGGAAGGAAAAGGCAGACCTCTACCTGCCCAAGGAAAAAGTGGTTGGCAAGAAGCACCCCGGCATCGTCATCATCCACGGCGGCGGCTGGAGTGGCGGCGTGAAGGACGCCACGCGTGAGAAGAACATCGGCACCACCCTCGCGCTGCATGGTTATGTATGCATGAGCATCGACTACGTGCTCGCGGACAAGGACAGCAAGAATGTCGTGTGGCCGCAAAACCTCCACGACTGCAAGACCGCCGTGCGCTGGCTTCGCAAAAATGCCGAACGCCTCAAGCTCGATGCAGACAACATCGGCACCATCGGCGGCTCCGCCGGTGGACACCTCGCCACCATGGTCGCCGTCACCGGCCCCGACCTCGATCCCGCCGGTCCCTATGGCGAATTCTCAACGAAGGTGCGCTGTGCCGTGGACCTCTACGGCCCCGCCGACCTGGAGAACTGGAAGGACGTCGCCGCCCTGCGCAAGTCCCGCAAAGAAGACCCGGCACTCTACAAGCAATTCTCCGTCCTCACGCATCTCGACAAGGAGGATCCACCCATACTCATCCTCCACGGCACCGCCGACGCCACCGTGCCCTTGAGCCAGTCAGAAACCCTCGCTGCTGCGCTTCAGAAACTCGGCATCGAACATCACCTCGAAATCATCGAAGGCGCCCCGCACACCTTCCATCTCCAGCCCGTGCAAAAAGATCTCCGCCCCATGGTGGTGGAGTTTTTTGACAAGCATTTGAAAAAGTAA
- a CDS encoding M14 family zinc carboxypeptidase: protein MNLLHAFSLRRRLAALSLMTMMTLAWQARALQALTVESDFEGASVRVMNVDAGSQTVQFMPGGDPKRGWPCWWCFRIEGLDPRKPLTLQLRASDLPMPQANGLPSNKPLAAEWSMPERASFSADGKSWKKTPQGARVEGVMTYTFPVEGSSVLVAWGPPFTPATSAALVRQMAESSAAAEEQELCKSREGRSVPMLRVCEGDRVEARRFGIWVQARQHAWESGASWVCQGFTEWLMSSEAGPTWLRQNAEIYIVPIMDIDNTATGNGGKEATPQDHNRDWTEKPNWNEVAAVQKYIREFAKEGRMDVFLDLHNPAPKDVKAFFYALPEELVKEPMLSNRKRLFSLARSEVGSVFPMMDVPKYDGPKYHPLWRQMSGTWVTMNGNPHTVAVCLETPWNIEQSTVEGYKAVGAKLGVAVQRYLEEGVKKE, encoded by the coding sequence ATGAACCTGCTTCACGCTTTCTCACTGCGCCGCCGGCTCGCGGCCCTTTCCCTGATGACGATGATGACGCTGGCCTGGCAAGCCCGGGCACTGCAGGCGCTCACGGTGGAGTCGGATTTCGAAGGCGCGTCCGTGCGCGTGATGAATGTGGATGCAGGGAGCCAGACGGTGCAGTTCATGCCGGGCGGTGACCCGAAGCGGGGCTGGCCATGCTGGTGGTGCTTCCGCATCGAGGGGCTGGATCCGCGCAAGCCACTTACACTGCAATTGCGCGCTTCTGATTTGCCCATGCCGCAGGCGAATGGTCTGCCCTCGAACAAACCACTCGCCGCCGAGTGGTCCATGCCGGAGCGCGCTTCGTTTTCTGCTGATGGCAAGTCGTGGAAGAAGACCCCGCAGGGCGCGCGAGTGGAGGGCGTGATGACCTACACCTTCCCCGTGGAGGGCAGCAGTGTGCTGGTCGCGTGGGGGCCGCCTTTCACGCCGGCGACTTCCGCAGCGCTGGTGCGCCAGATGGCGGAATCGTCCGCGGCTGCGGAGGAGCAGGAGCTGTGCAAGTCACGCGAAGGCCGCAGCGTGCCGATGCTGCGCGTGTGCGAGGGAGATCGCGTGGAGGCCCGCCGGTTTGGCATCTGGGTGCAGGCGAGGCAGCACGCGTGGGAGAGCGGCGCGAGCTGGGTGTGCCAGGGCTTCACCGAGTGGCTCATGAGCAGTGAAGCTGGGCCCACCTGGCTGCGCCAGAATGCGGAGATCTACATCGTGCCCATCATGGACATCGACAACACGGCCACCGGCAACGGCGGCAAGGAGGCGACGCCGCAGGATCATAATCGCGACTGGACGGAAAAACCGAATTGGAACGAAGTGGCCGCCGTGCAGAAGTACATCCGCGAGTTCGCGAAGGAGGGGCGCATGGATGTGTTCCTGGATCTGCACAATCCCGCGCCGAAGGATGTGAAGGCATTTTTCTATGCGCTGCCGGAGGAGTTGGTGAAGGAACCCATGCTGAGCAATCGCAAGCGGCTCTTCAGTCTCGCGCGCTCCGAGGTGGGCTCTGTCTTCCCCATGATGGATGTGCCGAAGTATGATGGACCGAAGTATCATCCGCTCTGGCGCCAGATGAGTGGCACGTGGGTGACCATGAATGGCAATCCGCATACGGTCGCCGTGTGCCTGGAGACACCGTGGAATATTGAGCAGAGCACCGTGGAAGGTTACAAGGCCGTGGGCGCGAAACTCGGCGTGGCGGTGCAGAGGTATCTGGAGGAGGGGGTGAAGAAGGAGTGA
- a CDS encoding NADH-quinone oxidoreductase subunit K, whose amino-acid sequence MQIDTALLVGVMFAISTYLLLQRSFIRILFGFIIFSNAGNLFILSMSGAPKDRNMPIVKDGVTQYVDPLPQSLVLTAIVIGFGLAVYLIMLLYRIILDSRTIDIEKMFKPEEGDE is encoded by the coding sequence ATGCAGATTGATACCGCACTGCTGGTGGGCGTGATGTTCGCCATCTCCACCTATCTGCTGCTGCAGAGGAGCTTCATCCGCATCCTCTTTGGCTTCATCATCTTCTCGAACGCAGGGAACCTCTTCATCCTCTCCATGTCCGGTGCGCCCAAGGACCGGAACATGCCCATCGTGAAGGACGGAGTCACCCAGTATGTGGATCCCCTGCCGCAGTCCCTCGTGCTCACGGCCATCGTGATTGGCTTCGGCCTCGCCGTGTACCTCATCATGCTGCTGTACCGCATCATCCTGGATTCACGGACGATCGATATCGAGAAAATGTTCAAGCCGGAGGAGGGTGATGAATAA
- a CDS encoding monovalent cation/H+ antiporter complex subunit F, giving the protein MIDVTIIVCIVILGAAALLSLWRIIVGPGVLDRVIAYDSAAICVIGMMVLLSIKWKSDLLVEIIMIFSLLGFMGTIAIVCYLNAAIPRQRAASKSWRERREKMKGDASKGSNSDKSEEEGIV; this is encoded by the coding sequence ATGATTGATGTCACCATCATAGTCTGCATCGTGATTCTCGGCGCGGCGGCGCTGCTGTCGCTGTGGCGCATCATCGTGGGTCCCGGCGTGCTGGACCGTGTCATTGCCTATGATTCCGCTGCCATCTGCGTCATCGGCATGATGGTGCTGCTCTCCATCAAGTGGAAGAGCGACCTGCTGGTGGAGATCATCATGATCTTCTCCCTGCTGGGCTTCATGGGGACCATTGCCATCGTGTGTTACCTGAATGCCGCGATTCCCCGGCAACGTGCCGCCAGCAAGTCCTGGCGCGAGCGGCGAGAGAAGATGAAGGGCGATGCCTCCAAGGGCAGCAACAGCGACAAGAGTGAAGAGGAGGGCATCGTATGA
- a CDS encoding MnhB domain-containing protein, which produces MIRTPDSFLLRACIQLVFLLVNIVSVYLLFRGHNLPGGGFIAGLMTGTSCILLGLARGWNVLRHQLPVDPLRLAISGVTLALVTGLLPVVVGQQFLTQYMWHLHHVPLIGELHIGTPLLFDVGVFLLVSGMTVKLITVLVRSTAGLPPFSREEHQLYASVMEEPIEDIEKKHPEKKRKETEDAD; this is translated from the coding sequence ATGATCCGCACACCTGATTCCTTCCTGCTGCGTGCATGCATCCAGCTTGTCTTCCTGCTGGTGAACATCGTCTCCGTGTACCTCCTCTTCCGTGGGCACAACCTGCCGGGCGGCGGCTTCATCGCGGGTCTCATGACGGGCACCTCCTGCATCCTGCTCGGACTGGCGCGCGGCTGGAATGTGCTGCGCCATCAGTTGCCGGTGGATCCACTGCGTCTCGCCATCTCGGGCGTGACTCTCGCCCTCGTGACCGGCCTGCTTCCTGTCGTGGTGGGGCAGCAGTTCCTCACGCAGTACATGTGGCACCTGCACCACGTGCCGCTCATCGGCGAGCTGCACATCGGCACGCCGCTGCTCTTTGATGTGGGTGTGTTCCTCCTCGTGAGCGGCATGACGGTGAAGCTCATCACCGTGCTCGTGCGCTCCACCGCCGGACTGCCGCCCTTCTCAAGGGAGGAGCACCAGCTCTACGCCTCCGTCATGGAGGAGCCCATCGAGGACATCGAGAAGAAACACCCCGAGAAGAAGCGAAAGGAGACCGAAGATGCAGATTGA
- a CDS encoding proton-conducting transporter membrane subunit, with protein MNNLVIWPFVLPVITALVCLFGGRVALWRRWVVACSAVAQVALAFYLQAQTVGGTPLVQVLGGWSAHLGVALVIDGLAAIMLCLSTLVALACILYSFFELDVEHGHPLRLPLTQLLVAGINLSFITGDLFNMFVAFEIMLVASYALLTLEANDRHIKEAFPYLIVNIFGSTIFLISAGMAYAVFGTLNLAQISERAAQMEGSFAVALVAVMLMVVFGIKAGVFPLYYWLPNSYPILPYSLAALYSGMLTKVGIYVLLRMLCTVFPHSLDRVHIVLGWLAGFTMVLAVLGAISRNFVRGILSFHIASQIGYMLLAIGLFTPLAIAACIFYVIHHIIVKSSLFLIGGIAFFRNGTDHLERMGGLWKAAPVLGVLFMLQAFSLAGIPPLSGFWGKFTIVAESLRAEQYWLAIAALLASILTMVSMMKIWLQAFWRPSVSSVPLENTHTLTTASIVGMTGIVGVMVAMSLFIGLNAETFLQVSTHAADALLDPTIYRSAVLSIIGKGGAP; from the coding sequence ATGAATAACCTCGTCATCTGGCCCTTTGTCCTGCCCGTCATCACGGCCCTCGTGTGCCTGTTCGGCGGCCGCGTGGCCCTGTGGCGACGCTGGGTGGTGGCGTGCTCTGCCGTGGCGCAGGTGGCTCTGGCCTTCTACCTGCAGGCACAAACGGTAGGTGGCACTCCGCTGGTACAGGTGCTGGGTGGCTGGAGTGCGCACCTCGGTGTGGCCCTGGTCATCGATGGACTCGCTGCCATCATGCTGTGCCTTTCCACCCTAGTGGCGCTGGCGTGCATCCTTTACAGTTTCTTTGAGCTGGACGTTGAGCATGGGCATCCGCTGCGACTACCGCTCACGCAGTTGCTCGTGGCCGGCATCAATCTCTCCTTCATCACCGGGGACTTGTTCAACATGTTCGTGGCCTTCGAGATCATGCTCGTGGCCTCGTATGCGCTGCTCACGCTGGAGGCCAATGACCGCCACATTAAAGAAGCCTTCCCGTATCTCATCGTCAACATCTTCGGCAGCACCATCTTCCTCATCTCCGCCGGCATGGCCTATGCCGTCTTCGGCACGCTGAATCTCGCGCAAATCTCCGAGCGCGCCGCGCAGATGGAAGGCAGCTTCGCCGTCGCGCTGGTAGCGGTGATGCTCATGGTCGTCTTCGGCATCAAGGCGGGCGTCTTCCCACTGTACTACTGGCTGCCGAACAGCTACCCCATTCTCCCCTACTCCCTCGCGGCGCTGTACTCCGGCATGCTCACGAAGGTGGGCATCTACGTGCTGCTGCGCATGCTCTGCACGGTCTTCCCACACAGCCTGGATCGCGTGCACATTGTGCTCGGGTGGCTGGCGGGCTTCACCATGGTGCTGGCGGTGCTCGGGGCCATCTCGCGCAATTTCGTGCGCGGCATCCTCTCCTTCCACATTGCCAGCCAGATTGGCTACATGCTGCTGGCCATCGGTCTCTTCACCCCGCTGGCCATCGCGGCCTGCATCTTTTATGTGATACACCACATCATCGTGAAGTCGTCGCTGTTCCTCATCGGAGGCATCGCCTTCTTCCGCAACGGCACGGACCATCTGGAGCGCATGGGCGGCCTGTGGAAGGCGGCTCCCGTGCTGGGCGTGCTCTTCATGTTGCAGGCCTTTTCGCTGGCGGGCATCCCTCCGCTGAGCGGCTTCTGGGGGAAGTTCACCATCGTGGCGGAGAGCCTGCGCGCGGAGCAGTACTGGCTGGCCATCGCCGCGCTACTGGCGTCCATCCTCACCATGGTCAGCATGATGAAAATCTGGCTTCAGGCCTTCTGGAGACCCAGCGTTTCATCCGTGCCCCTGGAGAACACCCACACGCTCACCACCGCTTCCATCGTGGGCATGACCGGCATTGTGGGCGTCATGGTCGCCATGTCCCTCTTCATCGGACTGAACGCCGAGACCTTCCTCCAGGTCTCCACTCATGCAGCAGATGCGCTTCTTGACCCGACCATCTACCGGAGCGCGGTCTTGAGCATCATTGGAAAAGGAGGTGCCCCATGA
- a CDS encoding SMI1/KNR4 family protein, with protein MKPKIERLLKVLTEQGSRLESLLHPGLTEEEILASEIQVGLSFPGELHDYLSVFGSGIRRDPAGERDVDSQLIQDFSVFSHEQCLKFRKMYANNTVLGEDLFPKDKEVTAYPFLSSGGEYISLVWSPRTYAVVWKVNDSGFPSWVWPSMEAFIDYATQGWEAGACKFDFGQDMIEWDARIAQDLLKKCGGRQVGG; from the coding sequence ATGAAACCAAAAATCGAGCGGCTGCTGAAGGTGCTTACGGAGCAGGGGAGCCGTTTGGAAAGCCTGCTGCATCCGGGCCTGACGGAAGAGGAAATTCTGGCCAGTGAGATCCAGGTGGGCTTGTCATTCCCAGGGGAGTTGCATGACTATCTGTCCGTGTTTGGCAGTGGCATTCGGCGCGACCCTGCAGGAGAGCGTGACGTGGACAGCCAGTTGATTCAGGACTTCAGCGTCTTCTCCCACGAACAGTGTCTGAAGTTCCGCAAGATGTATGCAAACAACACGGTGCTTGGCGAAGACTTGTTTCCGAAGGACAAGGAGGTCACGGCTTATCCGTTTCTCTCTTCGGGCGGAGAGTACATCTCGCTGGTGTGGTCTCCACGCACCTATGCTGTGGTGTGGAAGGTGAATGACTCTGGATTTCCATCATGGGTGTGGCCCTCGATGGAAGCCTTCATCGACTACGCGACGCAAGGCTGGGAAGCAGGCGCCTGCAAGTTCGACTTCGGACAGGATATGATTGAGTGGGATGCTCGCATCGCACAAGACTTGCTCAAGAAGTGCGGAGGTAGGCAGGTTGGGGGATGA
- the aroE gene encoding shikimate dehydrogenase, protein MNFLPTLTGSLSQPAADNPTVAIMEAAYAHHSLHYRYINMDVPPALLADAVRGAKAQGYVGFNCSLPHKVAIIEHLDGLAESARIIGAVNCAVQRDGKWIGENTDGKGFLHSLTPVVNPTGTHVVILGAGGASRAIAVELALAGATRVTIVNRAADRGQELAKLVNEKTRAQATFVHWEHEYSLPGDADVVVNATSIGLAPDWHARVPVVADSFPSQAVVADVIPNPPRTLFLGEAEARGCRILDGLGMLVNQAATNFHFWTGVEPDKDVMRRVLEQVFGA, encoded by the coding sequence ATGAACTTCCTGCCCACGCTCACCGGTTCCCTCTCCCAGCCTGCCGCGGACAATCCCACCGTGGCCATCATGGAGGCGGCGTATGCGCACCACAGCCTGCACTACCGCTACATCAACATGGATGTGCCACCGGCTCTCCTCGCGGACGCCGTGCGCGGTGCTAAGGCGCAGGGCTACGTGGGCTTCAACTGCTCCCTGCCGCACAAGGTCGCCATCATCGAGCACCTGGATGGCTTGGCGGAAAGCGCGCGTATCATCGGCGCGGTGAACTGCGCGGTGCAGCGTGACGGCAAGTGGATCGGCGAGAACACCGACGGCAAGGGTTTTTTGCACAGCCTCACCCCCGTGGTGAATCCCACCGGGACACACGTGGTCATCCTCGGTGCAGGAGGTGCATCGCGCGCCATTGCCGTGGAACTGGCGCTGGCCGGCGCCACCCGGGTCACCATCGTCAATCGCGCCGCGGATCGTGGGCAGGAACTCGCGAAGCTGGTGAATGAAAAGACCCGTGCCCAGGCGACTTTCGTCCATTGGGAACACGAATACTCTCTGCCGGGTGACGCTGATGTGGTGGTGAACGCCACCTCCATCGGTCTCGCACCGGACTGGCACGCCCGTGTGCCGGTGGTGGCGGATTCATTCCCCTCCCAAGCCGTGGTGGCGGATGTGATTCCCAATCCCCCACGCACCCTCTTCCTCGGTGAGGCCGAGGCCCGCGGCTGCCGCATCCTCGATGGACTCGGCATGCTGGTGAATCAGGCCGCGACCAACTTCCACTTCTGGACCGGCGTGGAACCGGACAAGGATGTCATGCGCCGCGTGCTGGAGCAGGTCTTCGGCGCGTAG
- a CDS encoding monovalent cation/H(+) antiporter subunit G: MIREILTCIFLLAGSLVMLLATIGVARFRDTLCRSHALTKATTFGVSLLLVALWIALGDDIAGLKILLVVSFCMLTIPLASHLVASLYYRQLHEVAKKREEKENEKGHTGGKPVV, from the coding sequence ATGATTCGCGAAATCCTCACCTGCATCTTCCTGCTTGCCGGTTCACTGGTCATGCTGCTGGCGACCATCGGCGTAGCGCGGTTCCGCGATACCCTGTGCCGCTCTCACGCACTGACGAAGGCCACCACATTCGGTGTGAGCTTGCTCCTGGTGGCCCTGTGGATTGCGCTGGGAGATGACATCGCCGGCTTGAAAATTCTCCTCGTCGTGAGCTTCTGCATGCTCACCATCCCGCTCGCGAGCCATCTGGTGGCTTCTTTGTATTATCGGCAGCTGCACGAGGTCGCGAAGAAACGGGAGGAGAAGGAGAATGAAAAGGGACACACGGGCGGGAAGCCGGTGGTGTGA
- a CDS encoding Na+/H+ antiporter subunit E, with product MKALLMHFLVASVWTFLHGTTTLGGFVLGGIASFFLLWVFQKVLHCEDYVRRVRAALAFFVRFLVDVVRSNLAMAKLCLDPKVGSKEGSFTTYDVSDLSETETVLMAYLINLTPGTTVADRTDEGLFVLHSFPSMESAELAERIHLTLRKPLLEITR from the coding sequence ATGAAAGCCCTGCTCATGCACTTCCTGGTGGCCTCGGTGTGGACCTTCCTGCACGGCACCACCACGCTGGGTGGCTTCGTCTTGGGGGGCATTGCAAGCTTCTTCCTCCTGTGGGTTTTTCAGAAGGTGTTGCACTGCGAGGACTATGTACGTCGCGTGCGGGCGGCGCTGGCGTTCTTCGTGCGTTTCCTCGTGGACGTGGTGCGGAGCAATCTCGCGATGGCCAAGCTCTGCCTGGATCCCAAGGTCGGCTCGAAGGAAGGCAGCTTCACCACCTATGACGTGAGCGACCTCTCGGAGACCGAGACGGTGCTCATGGCCTATCTCATCAATCTCACGCCCGGCACCACGGTGGCCGACCGCACGGATGAGGGTCTCTTTGTGCTGCATTCCTTCCCCTCGATGGAGTCCGCCGAGTTGGCGGAGCGCATTCATCTAACCCTGCGGAAACCCCTTCTGGAGATCACCCGATGA
- the mbhE gene encoding hydrogen gas-evolving membrane-bound hydrogenase subunit E: protein MEAVTFAPTLLVAAIALPALLAPVVLALGRAIGARTGYLALLAPVVSVVLLSIVVAGWEPGTVATASISWVPTLGINLTFILDGISIFYGFIIGGIGVLVCWYALAYFDAEKKNLGWFYACLLLFMSSMLGAVFSNNLLSLFVFWEITGIASFLLIGFTHEDPEARTGARRALLVTVATGLCLMTGFIMLGQLAGTYELTAIISGGGEWMKSAGLLAPVTLLMIMLGAFGKSAQFPFHFWLPGAMAAPTPVSTYLHSATMVKLGVFLTARMFPVFHELPLWLPLASGVGFFTMLLGAWMALRSHDLKAILAYSTVSQLGFLIAYYGLGSAQGVRYDLVHVISHVFYKGSLFMMAGIVDHATGTRDLRRLGGLGAKMPLTAAAALVGVASLAAMPLTTGFISKEIMLATLVEFAGSHRVLGILFLSGVVLSATLTVAFALRLFLHAFRGPMPASVHFHAPSLLLQIPPLLLASLALGFGIVPGQLGALLDNLRVPYLHEPGHHPLHLWHGFNVALLLSAVAIGAGIFLYRHLQRRQWNMPAIPAPLRFDEYFDRGVDGLGKAAKKLTLTLRADWPPAYLPIVIGTLLIIFFSAVLTHLDQLAGMRDLPWDIDPWRCLVGLLVTIGLIAVLRLRRWTAQLIALSVTGFFLTFYFVLYRAPDLAMTQILVESASVVLVLVLVARFSTGSRAGTRFEFRWNKRQILRAILSIGMGVMTTLLVLFADLNRHPDPVGPHMLQASQPLAHGTNAVNTILVDFRAFDTMGEITVLLIAALAGMGLLVRYRRSKRHDGHADAYAPPGFLMGRRKEP from the coding sequence ATGGAAGCCGTTACCTTTGCCCCGACTTTGCTCGTTGCAGCGATTGCGCTGCCGGCTTTGTTGGCGCCAGTGGTCTTGGCGCTGGGTCGCGCAATCGGCGCGCGCACTGGGTATCTCGCGCTCCTGGCTCCGGTCGTATCCGTGGTGCTGCTGTCCATCGTGGTCGCCGGATGGGAACCAGGAACAGTCGCCACGGCGTCCATCTCATGGGTACCGACACTGGGGATCAATCTCACCTTCATCCTGGATGGCATCTCCATCTTCTACGGATTCATCATTGGAGGCATCGGCGTGCTGGTATGCTGGTATGCACTCGCCTACTTCGATGCGGAGAAAAAGAACCTGGGCTGGTTCTACGCATGCCTGCTCCTCTTCATGAGTTCCATGCTGGGTGCGGTGTTCTCGAACAACCTGCTGTCCCTTTTTGTCTTCTGGGAAATCACCGGCATCGCCTCCTTCCTGTTGATTGGCTTCACGCATGAAGATCCCGAGGCGCGCACGGGAGCGCGGCGTGCACTCTTGGTGACAGTCGCCACGGGCTTGTGTCTCATGACCGGCTTCATCATGCTTGGTCAGCTTGCGGGGACGTATGAACTCACGGCCATCATCTCCGGTGGTGGCGAATGGATGAAGTCCGCCGGTCTGCTCGCGCCGGTGACGCTGCTGATGATCATGCTCGGGGCTTTTGGGAAGTCCGCGCAGTTCCCCTTCCATTTCTGGCTGCCGGGAGCCATGGCGGCACCCACACCAGTGAGCACCTACCTGCACTCCGCGACGATGGTGAAGCTGGGGGTCTTCCTCACGGCGCGCATGTTCCCCGTCTTCCACGAGCTGCCGCTGTGGCTGCCACTCGCCAGTGGTGTGGGATTCTTCACCATGCTGCTGGGCGCGTGGATGGCGCTGCGCTCCCACGATCTGAAGGCGATTCTCGCGTACTCCACCGTGAGCCAGCTCGGCTTCCTCATCGCGTACTACGGCCTGGGGTCGGCACAGGGCGTGCGCTATGACCTGGTGCATGTGATCAGCCACGTCTTCTACAAGGGCTCGCTGTTCATGATGGCAGGCATCGTGGATCACGCCACCGGCACTCGTGACCTGCGCCGCCTCGGTGGTCTTGGCGCAAAGATGCCGCTCACCGCAGCAGCGGCACTCGTGGGAGTGGCCTCGCTGGCAGCGATGCCTCTCACCACCGGATTCATCAGCAAGGAAATCATGCTGGCCACCTTGGTGGAGTTTGCGGGCAGTCATCGAGTGCTGGGCATCCTGTTCCTCTCCGGCGTGGTGCTCTCCGCCACCTTGACCGTCGCGTTCGCCCTGCGCCTCTTCCTGCATGCCTTCCGTGGGCCCATGCCTGCCTCCGTGCACTTCCATGCGCCCAGCCTGCTGCTGCAGATACCGCCGTTGCTGCTCGCGAGCTTGGCCCTCGGCTTTGGCATCGTTCCGGGCCAGCTCGGGGCCTTGTTGGACAATCTCCGTGTGCCCTACCTCCATGAGCCTGGGCATCACCCCCTCCACCTCTGGCATGGGTTCAATGTGGCGCTGCTGCTGAGCGCGGTCGCTATCGGCGCTGGCATCTTCTTGTACCGGCACCTCCAGCGCCGGCAGTGGAACATGCCCGCCATCCCCGCGCCATTGCGCTTTGATGAGTACTTCGATCGCGGAGTCGATGGACTGGGCAAGGCCGCAAAGAAACTCACCCTCACCCTGCGCGCTGACTGGCCGCCGGCGTATCTGCCCATCGTCATCGGCACGCTGCTGATCATCTTCTTCAGCGCCGTGCTCACGCATCTGGATCAACTCGCCGGCATGCGTGACCTGCCGTGGGACATCGATCCGTGGCGCTGCCTCGTGGGACTGCTGGTCACCATTGGACTCATCGCGGTGCTGCGCCTGCGACGCTGGACGGCCCAGCTCATCGCACTCTCCGTCACTGGCTTCTTCCTCACCTTCTACTTCGTGCTCTACCGCGCACCGGATTTGGCGATGACGCAGATCCTCGTGGAGTCAGCCTCCGTGGTGCTGGTGCTCGTGCTGGTCGCGCGCTTCTCCACCGGTTCGCGCGCGGGCACACGATTCGAGTTTCGCTGGAACAAGAGACAAATCCTTCGCGCCATCCTTTCAATCGGCATGGGTGTCATGACCACGCTGCTGGTCCTCTTCGCCGACCTCAATCGCCATCCCGATCCCGTGGGGCCGCACATGCTGCAGGCCTCCCAGCCGCTGGCACATGGCACCAACGCGGTGAACACCATCCTCGTGGATTTCCGCGCCTTCGATACGATGGGTGAAATCACCGTGCTGCTCATCGCCGCTCTGGCGGGCATGGGACTTTTGGTACGCTACCGGCGCAGCAAGCGGCATGACGGCCACGCCGATGCGTATGCGCCTCCGGGATTCCTGATGGGAAGGAGGAAGGAGCCATGA